The following are encoded in a window of Oncorhynchus mykiss isolate Arlee chromosome 11, USDA_OmykA_1.1, whole genome shotgun sequence genomic DNA:
- the ubox5 gene encoding RING finger protein 37 isoform X2, with amino-acid sequence MVVNLCLPHFKTTIQCDKLCADGYDVTNLLSADPAVRRRGFKLEYFLRPPVQVTLQFGFQVEVCRVDVELWPWGMDRGQACKRLEISTSSDPPLPHNHSLEQGQTQAQQGQEKGQQWDQAKAQFKGHQWSLQAQQYSLQGQEKSQQWTQRGQTHSHTDTSQGAFHLVGRCELTEETHVSFSHPCFRPRPPFPSLPPAPREGCRQEELWSRGPLSLGSVKQLRVTVPYGAGASAMGLKALAVWGLPSRCCPPDEVERVRITHENASLRPVPRLSHLASAQPSPVNQPPALSQTTTATSLLQVPEEFLDPLTQEVMLLPMLLPSGVSVDSSTLEEYQRREATWGRVPNDPFTGVPFVPESQALPNPHLKSRIDRFLLQTGLEVRDGAVGRQGHGESPQPSRLIPPQRTGESRDSAVTTAAAVESANHQGTLSRNSGTRTQTTQKGAESVITQRSQLTQYRGTGAFNNRAKNGNGKDRCVGKVGPKEGAVDRVSSQEGGPDLGTRRKRELEVWATLIRSKGKGEPTGPKAASASAGHSKELLPDLKRPRTDANPTISSATVPSSSSHEQRLSASLDYEQRLSTSLDQEQRLSASLDQALLSALQGRPSFTSYPSQTPQLQHKHTDTPADTPTGENRCGSCSCSLSVYSTSPSAYRLPCGHFLCRPCLHRKSRPLVTTAMPNHILCPTCHSPAASSDITHVHH; translated from the exons ATGGTGGTGAATCTCTGCCTACCACATTTCAAGACCACCATCCagtgtgacaag cTATGTGCAGATGGGTACGACGTCACCAACCTCCTATCGGCCGACCCAGCAGTCCGGAGGCGGGGTTTTAAGCTGGAGTACTTCCTGCGGCCGCCTGTTCAG GTGACACTGCAGTTTGGCTTCCAGGTGGAAGTGTGTCGGGTGGATGTGGAGCTGTGGCCCTGGGGCATGGACCGAGGACAGGCCTGCAAGAGGCTGGAGATCAGCACCAGCTCTGACCCCCCACTCCCCCACAATCACAGCTTAGAGCAGGGCCAAACCCAGGCCCAGCAAGGCCAAGAGAAGGGCCAGCAATGGGACCAAGCCAAGGCCCAGTTCAAAGGCCACCAATGGAGCCTCCAGGCCCAACAATATAGTCTACAAGGCCAGGAGAAGAGCCAGCAATGGACCCAACGTGGCCAAACGCACAGCCACACAGACACCAGCCAGGGGGCTTTTCACCTGGTGGGACGATGTGAACTAACAGAAGAGACCCACGTCAGTTTCTCCCATCCCTGTTTCCGCCCGcgccctcccttcccctccctgcCCCCGGCACCCCGTGAGGGGTGTAGACAAGAGGAGCTGTGGAGCAGGGGCCCGCTCTCACTAGGCTCTGTGAAGCAGCTCCGTGTGACAGTGCCGTACGGTGCAGGTGCCTCCGCGATGGGGCTCAAGGCACTGGCAGTGTGGGGGCTGCCTTCTCGCTGCTGCCCTCCGGACGAGGTGGAGAGGGTGAGGATAACGCATGAGAACGCTAGCCTGAGACCAGTGCCACGGCTCAGCCACTTGGCATCAGCTCAGCCTTCACCTGTCAATCAACCACCGGCACTGTCACAGACGACAACAGCAACTAG CCTCCTGCAAGTACCTGAGGAGTTCCTGGACCCGCTGACCCAGGAAGTGATGTTGTTGCCCATGCTGCTGCCCAGTGGAGTGTCTGTTGACAGCTCTACTCTGGAGGAGTACCAGAGGAGGGAGGCTACCTGGGGTCGCGTCCCCAATGACCCCTTCACCGGTGTCCCCTTCGTCCCGGAGTCACAGGCCCTCCCCAACCCCCACCTGAAGAGCCGCATCGACCGCTTCTTGCtccagacagggttagaggtcagggatgGAGCGGTTGGGAGGCAGGGCCATGGGGAGAGTCCGCAGCCCTCCAGACTCATACCTCcacagaggactggagagagtagggactctgctgtcaccactgctgctgctgtagAGTCAGCAAACCACCAGGGGACACTTAGCCGAAACAGTGGGACTCGCACACAGACTACCCAAAAAGGGGCAGAAAGTGTTATTACACAGAGGAGCCAGCTTACGCAGTACAGGGGGACTGGGGCTTTTAACAACAGGGCGAAGAATGGGAATGGGAAGGATCGGTGCGTTGGTAAAGTTGGCCCTAAAGAAGGGGCAGTGGATAGAGTGAGTTCCCAGGAGGGAGGGCCAGACTTGGGGACAAGGAGAAAGCGAGAGCTTGAGGTTTGGGCCACTCTGATCCGTTCTAAGGGAAAGGGTGAGCCCACCGGGCCCAAAGCAGCCTCTGCTAGTGCTGGTCACTCCAAGGAGCTACTTCCTGACTTGAAAAGACCAAGAACAGATGCAAACCCCACTATCTCCTCAG CCACAGTTCCTAGCAGTAGCTCCCATGAGCAGCGCTTGTCTGCCAGTCTAGACTATGAACAGCGTTTGTCTACCAGTCTAGACCAAGAACAGCGTTTGTCTGCCAGTCTAGACCAGGCCCTTCTCTCAGCCCTGCAGGGTCGACCCTCCTTTACCTCCTACCCCTCCCAAACCCCCCAGCtccagcacaaacacacagacacacctgctGACACCCCAACAG gtgagaacaggtgtggttcctgttCCTGCTCTCTATCAGTCTACTCGACCTCTCCATCAGCATATCGCCTGCCCTGTGGTCACTTCCTGTGCCGCCCCTGCCTACACAGGAAGTCCCGCCCACTTGTCACTACAGCAATGCCCAATCACATCCTCTGTCCCACCTGCCATAGCCCTGCCGCTTCCAGTGACATCACACACGTGCATCACTGA
- the ubox5 gene encoding RING finger protein 37 isoform X1, translating into MVVNLCLPHFKTTIQCDKLCADGYDVTNLLSADPAVRRRGFKLEYFLRPPVQVTLQFGFQVEVCRVDVELWPWGMDRGQACKRLEISTSSDPPLPHNHSLEQGQTQAQQGQEKGQQWDQAKAQFKGHQWSLQAQQYSLQGQEKSQQWTQRGQTHSHTDTSQGAFHLVGRCELTEETHVSFSHPCFRPRPPFPSLPPAPREGCRQEELWSRGPLSLGSVKQLRVTVPYGAGASAMGLKALAVWGLPSRCCPPDEVERVRITHENASLRPVPRLSHLASAQPSPVNQPPALSQTTTATSLLQVPEEFLDPLTQEVMLLPMLLPSGVSVDSSTLEEYQRREATWGRVPNDPFTGVPFVPESQALPNPHLKSRIDRFLLQTGLEVRDGAVGRQGHGESPQPSRLIPPQRTGESRDSAVTTAAAVESANHQGTLSRNSGTRTQTTQKGAESVITQRSQLTQYRGTGAFNNRAKNGNGKDRCVGKVGPKEGAVDRVSSQEGGPDLGTRRKRELEVWATLIRSKGKGEPTGPKAASASAGHSKELLPDLKRPRTDANPTISSATVPSSSSHEQRLSASLDYEQRLSTSLDQEQRLSASLDQALLSALQGRPSFTSYPSQTPQLQHKHTDTPADTPTAFPISLFPPLLSPLPFLSLPGENRCGSCSCSLSVYSTSPSAYRLPCGHFLCRPCLHRKSRPLVTTAMPNHILCPTCHSPAASSDITHVHH; encoded by the exons ATGGTGGTGAATCTCTGCCTACCACATTTCAAGACCACCATCCagtgtgacaag cTATGTGCAGATGGGTACGACGTCACCAACCTCCTATCGGCCGACCCAGCAGTCCGGAGGCGGGGTTTTAAGCTGGAGTACTTCCTGCGGCCGCCTGTTCAG GTGACACTGCAGTTTGGCTTCCAGGTGGAAGTGTGTCGGGTGGATGTGGAGCTGTGGCCCTGGGGCATGGACCGAGGACAGGCCTGCAAGAGGCTGGAGATCAGCACCAGCTCTGACCCCCCACTCCCCCACAATCACAGCTTAGAGCAGGGCCAAACCCAGGCCCAGCAAGGCCAAGAGAAGGGCCAGCAATGGGACCAAGCCAAGGCCCAGTTCAAAGGCCACCAATGGAGCCTCCAGGCCCAACAATATAGTCTACAAGGCCAGGAGAAGAGCCAGCAATGGACCCAACGTGGCCAAACGCACAGCCACACAGACACCAGCCAGGGGGCTTTTCACCTGGTGGGACGATGTGAACTAACAGAAGAGACCCACGTCAGTTTCTCCCATCCCTGTTTCCGCCCGcgccctcccttcccctccctgcCCCCGGCACCCCGTGAGGGGTGTAGACAAGAGGAGCTGTGGAGCAGGGGCCCGCTCTCACTAGGCTCTGTGAAGCAGCTCCGTGTGACAGTGCCGTACGGTGCAGGTGCCTCCGCGATGGGGCTCAAGGCACTGGCAGTGTGGGGGCTGCCTTCTCGCTGCTGCCCTCCGGACGAGGTGGAGAGGGTGAGGATAACGCATGAGAACGCTAGCCTGAGACCAGTGCCACGGCTCAGCCACTTGGCATCAGCTCAGCCTTCACCTGTCAATCAACCACCGGCACTGTCACAGACGACAACAGCAACTAG CCTCCTGCAAGTACCTGAGGAGTTCCTGGACCCGCTGACCCAGGAAGTGATGTTGTTGCCCATGCTGCTGCCCAGTGGAGTGTCTGTTGACAGCTCTACTCTGGAGGAGTACCAGAGGAGGGAGGCTACCTGGGGTCGCGTCCCCAATGACCCCTTCACCGGTGTCCCCTTCGTCCCGGAGTCACAGGCCCTCCCCAACCCCCACCTGAAGAGCCGCATCGACCGCTTCTTGCtccagacagggttagaggtcagggatgGAGCGGTTGGGAGGCAGGGCCATGGGGAGAGTCCGCAGCCCTCCAGACTCATACCTCcacagaggactggagagagtagggactctgctgtcaccactgctgctgctgtagAGTCAGCAAACCACCAGGGGACACTTAGCCGAAACAGTGGGACTCGCACACAGACTACCCAAAAAGGGGCAGAAAGTGTTATTACACAGAGGAGCCAGCTTACGCAGTACAGGGGGACTGGGGCTTTTAACAACAGGGCGAAGAATGGGAATGGGAAGGATCGGTGCGTTGGTAAAGTTGGCCCTAAAGAAGGGGCAGTGGATAGAGTGAGTTCCCAGGAGGGAGGGCCAGACTTGGGGACAAGGAGAAAGCGAGAGCTTGAGGTTTGGGCCACTCTGATCCGTTCTAAGGGAAAGGGTGAGCCCACCGGGCCCAAAGCAGCCTCTGCTAGTGCTGGTCACTCCAAGGAGCTACTTCCTGACTTGAAAAGACCAAGAACAGATGCAAACCCCACTATCTCCTCAG CCACAGTTCCTAGCAGTAGCTCCCATGAGCAGCGCTTGTCTGCCAGTCTAGACTATGAACAGCGTTTGTCTACCAGTCTAGACCAAGAACAGCGTTTGTCTGCCAGTCTAGACCAGGCCCTTCTCTCAGCCCTGCAGGGTCGACCCTCCTTTACCTCCTACCCCTCCCAAACCCCCCAGCtccagcacaaacacacagacacacctgctGACACCCCAACAG CTTTTcctatttctctctttccccctcttctctccccacttccctttctctctctcccaggtgagaacaggtgtggttcctgttCCTGCTCTCTATCAGTCTACTCGACCTCTCCATCAGCATATCGCCTGCCCTGTGGTCACTTCCTGTGCCGCCCCTGCCTACACAGGAAGTCCCGCCCACTTGTCACTACAGCAATGCCCAATCACATCCTCTGTCCCACCTGCCATAGCCCTGCCGCTTCCAGTGACATCACACACGTGCATCACTGA